ATTATAACTGACAACGAGTTATGAGCTGTCAATAATTATGCTAAGCTATTTTACTTAAGATAAAATGTTCAGCTCTTTTACTAACATAGTGTTTATTATAGGGTTTTTATGCTTGCCTCTCTAAGTTTTTATAAAATAAAATTACCAGCCTGTAGCATATTACGAGCAAGCATTACTGCAACCCTAGCACTGGTGCTCAGCGCTTGTACTAGCCTTATGCCCGCAGATTCGACAGCGCCAGTTATAGATCAGCCGAATGTAGCGTTGGTACTTGGCGGCGGCGGTGCTAAAGGCTTTGCCCATGTTGGGGTCATAAAAGCACTGGAAGAAAACGGTATTACCCCGACGTTGGTGGTTGGAACCAGTGTTGGTAGCTTGGTCGGCAGCCTCTATGCTAGCGGCTATAGCGCAGCGCAGTTAGAGAACCTAGCTTTGACTACCCCTGATAGCGAGCTTATGGACTTCACCTTATCCAATCAAGGCTTCGTTGAAGGCATCAAGCTTAGAAACTTTATTAATGCTAAAGTTGGCGAGCGCTCCATAGAGGATTTCCCCATTGGTTTTGCAGCCGTAGCCGCTGAGAAACAAACCCTTAAAAAAACAGTATTTACTCAAGGTAATGCCGGCTTAGCCGTACAAGCTTCTTGCAGCGTTCCCAATATTTTTATTGCACCGCGCATCCCTGAAAAGGTAGGCAAAAAGTATATCGATGGCGGCGTGGTCAGCTTAGTACCTGTCGATAGCGCCCATGATTTGGGCGCAGATATCGTTATTGCTGTCGATGTGACTGATGCTAATGCTGACAAATCCAGCTTTAATCTGGCTTCGATAACTTCATTAACTAGCTTTTGGGGTTTACTCGAGAGTCGTTTTGCCAGCAGTAGCAATAGTAATGCTACCAGCAGTCCTACTTCCACAATCAGTGAACGCCAGCGCGCCGATATTGTTATCACCCCAAGTACTGGTCAAATCAGCTCTTTAGATACTAGCCAGCGCCGTCAGCTTATGACAGCAGGCGAGCAAGCGACCACACTACAAATTAACGCTATCAAGCAACTGATCGCCAACAAAACTCAGAGCCTCTATCCACAGTAGCTATGCAAGGTCGTTGTGCAAAGTGATTGGTTTCTTTTGTATTTATCTCATACCCTCTGTTAAAAATAGGGATAGAAAGCCTGAGCATAAAAAAACACTAGCATGCGTAATGCTAGTGTTCTTTATAATTACCGGCAGCGCCTGACCCTTTTTCAATGCCGCGCTCACAACCAACGAATGACTTCCACCCTATGTCAGCATGCGGCCCAGCAATGTACCCGGACCCGCGCCTGTGCTTGCGCCTGGCCAAACAGCTGCGCCTGTATGGTACAACCCTTCGATCGGTGTCGTGCCATCAGAATAGCCCAAAACTGGGCGGAAAATCGCGTTTTGTGACAGATGATGACTGCCGCAGACCTGATCACCACCCACTAGGTTTGGATTGTCGGCCTCCAGATCACGCGGGGACACACAGCGCATGCCAAGGATCCGGTCGCGCAGGCCGGGCGCGTGACGTTCGACGATATCCAGCACACGCTCGGCAAAGGGGGCCAGTGCTGTGTCCCAATCGGTTGCGTTGATCTGTCCGGCGCCGTCGCCTTTAATCTCGCCGGGCACCATCCGCACTTGCAGCCAAAGCGTGTGTTTGCCTGCAGGGGCGCGGCTTGGGTCAATCGCTGTGGGCTGCCCCACGACGATCATCGGTTCTGTCGGCAAAAGCCCGGCCAGTGGTTGTTGATAGGCCAGCGCCATGGCATCGAGTGTTGGGGCGATTGTGACATAGGCATAATTGCGCAGTTCCGATCCGGCGCGCCAGTCGGGCAAATCGGACAGGGCCAGGTGGATCATCACCGTGCCGGGTGCGTGCCTAAAGGTGTCAAGTCCAGAATCGTAGTCGGCATTGCCGGTAGTGTCAGTCAGACGCGCCAGTGCCTTTGGCGCAACATTAGCGATGATTGCCTTGTTTGCACTAATCCGCCTACCATCAGCGGTTTCGACAGCCTGGGCCTTACCATTCTCATGAAAGATGCGCGTCACTTCAGTGTCACACTCCACCGACCCGCCTTGCGCCTCGATCTCGGCAACCATAGCGCGGATGATGGTATCCGCCCCACCCTTACCCAGCGACAAACCGCCG
This sequence is a window from Psychrobacter jeotgali. Protein-coding genes within it:
- a CDS encoding phytoene desaturase family protein → MSNDDQDAIIIGSGHNSLVCALYLLRAGWSVRVLECASTPGGAVKTQELTEPGFKHDWAAMNVSNFKNSAFYADFGSALERQGAEFVTAENCFASVYDDGTWFGVGTDTAANVSRIAAFSERDAKTWQSLTDSFASRAAIIGGLMSSPMKWTALSGLGFKALRQQGLDGTFDLIRFMLSSPRDWLGRTFESEKIRAALAPWGMHVDYAPDVASGAIFPYLEAFGDQAGGLSLGKGGADTIIRAMVAEIEAQGGSVECDTEVTRIFHENGKAQAVETADGRRISANKAIIANVAPKALARLTDTTGNADYDSGLDTFRHAPGTVMIHLALSDLPDWRAGSELRNYAYVTIAPTLDAMALAYQQPLAGLLPTEPMIVVGQPTAIDPSRAPAGKHTLWLQVRMVPGEIKGDGAGQINATDWDTALAPFAERVLDIVERHAPGLRDRILGMRCVSPRDLEADNPNLVGGDQVCGSHHLSQNAIFRPVLGYSDGTTPIEGLYHTGAAVWPGASTGAGPGTLLGRMLT
- a CDS encoding patatin-like phospholipase family protein, translated to MPADSTAPVIDQPNVALVLGGGGAKGFAHVGVIKALEENGITPTLVVGTSVGSLVGSLYASGYSAAQLENLALTTPDSELMDFTLSNQGFVEGIKLRNFINAKVGERSIEDFPIGFAAVAAEKQTLKKTVFTQGNAGLAVQASCSVPNIFIAPRIPEKVGKKYIDGGVVSLVPVDSAHDLGADIVIAVDVTDANADKSSFNLASITSLTSFWGLLESRFASSSNSNATSSPTSTISERQRADIVITPSTGQISSLDTSQRRQLMTAGEQATTLQINAIKQLIANKTQSLYPQ